A region from the Etheostoma spectabile isolate EspeVRDwgs_2016 chromosome 9, UIUC_Espe_1.0, whole genome shotgun sequence genome encodes:
- the nfil3-4 gene encoding nuclear factor, interleukin 3 regulated, member 4: MESQSSPFYRGEEGHILQIDEELVRRGPRRKREFIPEERKDALYWEKRRKNNEAAKRSREKRRMNDYVLETHLMAMKEENARLSAELMAIKVRFGLIHPAAFTAHHVNQLQPHVHSSTQPITATSTHHQSLQRDYNWGGRESSVIQQPPHPVFIPAYAFHTTRGYSYLNMSGKTGPGLLPPLGIPQNLFPPHLSPPGAHLLKPIPTRAASDEDEEQQVPGVLSRSCPAPPRKISSRVRNYSPPRQYMSN, translated from the coding sequence ATGGAGTCCCAGTCGTCACCTTTTTATAGAGGCGAAGAAGGCCACATTTTACAAATTGACGAGGAACTAGTGCGTAGAGGACCCCGTCGCAAAAGGGAGTTTATACCTGAGGAGAGGAAGGATGCCCTCTACTGGGAGAAACGTCGTAAGAACAACGAGGCAGCCAAACGCTCACGGGAGAAGAGAAGGATGAATGACTATGTGCTGGAGACTCATCTCATGGCCATGAAAGAAGAAAATGCCAGGCTCAGTGCTGAATTAATGGCCATTAAGGTGCGCTTTGGCCTAATCCACCCTGCAGCCTTCACTGCTCACCACGTCAACCAACTGCAACCCCATGTCCACAGCAGCACCCAACCTATCACTGCCACTAGCACGCACCACCAGTCCCTGCAAAGGGACTACAACTGGGGTGGCAGAGAGTCTTCCGTTATACAACAACCACCTCACCCTGTCTTCATTCCTGCATATGCCTTCCACACAACGAGAGGCTATTCATATTTGAACATGTCTGGAAAAACTGGACCTGGCCTCCTCCCTCCACTTGGCATTCCTCAAAATCTCTTTCCCCCGCATTTGTCCCCTCCCGGAGCTCATCTACTGAAACCCATTCCTACGAGAGCTGCCTCAGATGAGGATGAGGAGCAGCAGGTTCCGGGGGTGTTGTCCCGATCCTGCCCTGCTCCACCTCGCAAAATCTCCTCCAGAGTCAGAAACTACTCTCCACCAAGACAATACATGTCCAACTGA
- the si:dkey-172o19.2 gene encoding uncharacterized protein si:dkey-172o19.2: protein MSTSGSPEAEAAAPCQPSSSVESDPDPGLLFPVTRSSLLTQRLLRLRAYSSRVSPVTRRKREMIPTDKKDSTYWDKRNKNNEAAKRSREKRRLNDLMLEGQLLALSEENAQLRAQVLSLQFHGSLRAETCTAASASPLSPRPALCPDLLQPRLWGNSRCNPASVPGAREQGGFNPQRSHSSGAQQGIFYLPGPRARSPRAVLKGGGSAEAEVDAQRHVSSSDDIHNSTDESSIRAFLPTPETLHPASILSYQPRNWLVPHLNHPAVCHNNFLLPWRSSYLAPPTVYPGLPLYIQERHGHGLGVEADIQEGFKSRFSSAPTGLPQP, encoded by the coding sequence ATGTCCACCTCGGGGAGCCCTGAGGCTGAGGCAGCTGCTCCGTGCCAGCCTTCTTCCTCAGTCGAGTCTGATCCAGACCCTGGACTCCTCTTCCCGGTGACACGGTCCTCCCTGCTGACTCAACGTCTCCTGCGTTTACGAGCCTACAGCAGCCGTGTGAGCCCCGTTACACGACGCAAGAGGGAGATGATCCCCACTGACAAGAAAGATTCCACCTACTGGGATAAGCGAAACAAGAACAACGAGGCAGCCAAGCGGTCCAGGGAGAAAAGGAGGCTGAACGACCTGATGCTGGAGGGCCAGCTGCTGGCTCTGAGTGAGGAGAACGCCCAGCTGCGGGCCCAGGTACTCAGCCTGCAGTTCCACGGCAGCCTGAGAGCAGAAACGTGCACAGCTGCCTCTGCTTCGCCCTTATCCCCGAGACCGGCTCTCTGCCCTGACCTCTTGCAGCCACGACTGTGGGGCAACAGCAGGTGCAACCCGGCTTCCGTACCGGGTGCGAGAGAACAAGGTGGGTTTAATCCACAGCGTTCTCACAGTAGCGGCGCACAGCAAGGCATCTTCTACCTCCCCGGGCCCCGTGCCCGCTCTCCACGGGCGGTTTTGAAGGGCGGGGGGTCAGCGGAGGCCGAGGTGGATGCTCAGCGACACGTCTCCTCCAGCGACGACATCCACAACTCCACCGATGAGTCTTCCATCAGAGCATTTCTGCCCACACCCGAGACACTCCACCCTGCCTCCATCCTGTCATACCAACCGAGAAACTGGCTGGTGCCCCATCTGAATCACCCGGCAGTGTGCCATAATAATTTCCTGCTGCCGTGGCGGTCTTCCTATCTGGCCCCGCCGACCGTCTACCCCGGCCTTCCTCTCTACATACAGGAGAGACACGGCCACGGTCTCGGCGTGGAGGCGGACATTCAGGAGGGATTCAAGAGTCGCTTTAGCAGTGCACCGACGGGGCTGCCTCAACCCTGA